One Jeotgalibaca porci genomic region harbors:
- a CDS encoding glycoside hydrolase family 32 protein, whose amino-acid sequence MLDGVVAQSKYPLAYHITPLHGLLNDPNGLVQFNGKYHVFYQWNPTGTKHINKNWGHMVSDNMVDWERREIALAPSEYYDKDGIYSGSAVVKDDVLYLFYTGNVIEEDGTKKSYQCYATSADGLTFEKNGPLFAHPEGFTRHVRDPKVWYSQPDDKWFLLLGAQTDDLKGTAIWYASDDLREWNYLGEILPADGKAYMWECPDLFQIDDQWVCLLSPQGLKAKGDQFQNIYHSVYFPVEKTGSKFQLADEPMTEIDWGFEFYAPQTFEADDGRRILFAWMGVMEPAVEQAVPTIAEGWIHNLTIPRELKFEKGKLKQIPVVELALLRKNKTTYALTEPWLVASDEYAYELVMNIEAEASFTLVLKEDTKLYYDVLEKSFTLERRNWLTNQPETRKTLVDEQLKDVRIFIDGSSIEIFANDGTIVASARFFEEGPFVMRYDGELNGQVDIYELAHKKPLSE is encoded by the coding sequence ATGTTAGATGGTGTAGTAGCACAATCAAAATACCCATTGGCTTATCACATCACGCCGTTACACGGATTGTTAAATGATCCAAACGGCTTGGTGCAGTTCAATGGGAAGTATCATGTTTTCTACCAGTGGAACCCCACTGGTACGAAACATATCAATAAAAACTGGGGACACATGGTTTCTGATAATATGGTGGACTGGGAAAGACGGGAAATTGCGTTGGCTCCTTCTGAATACTATGATAAAGATGGTATCTATTCCGGGTCTGCGGTCGTAAAAGATGATGTTTTGTATTTATTTTATACCGGAAATGTCATTGAAGAAGATGGCACTAAAAAAAGTTACCAATGTTATGCAACTTCAGCTGATGGTCTAACCTTTGAAAAGAATGGCCCCTTATTTGCACATCCCGAAGGTTTTACTAGACATGTCCGAGATCCTAAAGTTTGGTATTCTCAACCGGATGATAAATGGTTTCTCCTGTTGGGTGCTCAAACAGATGATTTGAAGGGGACCGCCATTTGGTATGCCTCGGATGATCTCAGAGAATGGAACTATCTAGGCGAAATCCTACCGGCTGACGGCAAAGCCTATATGTGGGAATGTCCGGATTTATTTCAGATCGATGACCAGTGGGTATGCTTACTTTCACCGCAAGGGTTGAAAGCAAAGGGCGACCAGTTCCAAAATATTTATCATAGCGTTTATTTTCCAGTTGAGAAAACAGGCTCTAAGTTCCAATTGGCGGATGAGCCGATGACCGAAATAGACTGGGGATTTGAGTTTTATGCTCCCCAGACATTTGAAGCGGATGACGGCAGACGCATTTTATTTGCCTGGATGGGTGTGATGGAGCCGGCTGTTGAGCAAGCTGTACCTACAATAGCAGAGGGTTGGATTCATAATTTGACCATCCCGCGCGAATTAAAGTTCGAAAAGGGAAAGTTGAAGCAAATTCCAGTTGTTGAATTAGCATTGTTACGTAAAAATAAAACGACTTATGCCCTGACGGAACCATGGTTAGTTGCATCGGACGAATATGCTTATGAATTAGTAATGAACATAGAAGCGGAAGCTTCGTTCACACTTGTGCTTAAAGAAGATACAAAATTGTATTATGACGTTTTGGAAAAAAGCTTCACGTTGGAACGCAGGAATTGGTTGACGAATCAACCTGAAACGCGGAAAACACTAGTGGATGAACAGCTGAAAGATGTCCGTATTTTTATCGACGGATCCAGTATTGAAATTTTCGCAAATGACGGGACGATTGTAGCCAGTGCACGTTTCTTTGAAGAAGGACCCTTTGTGATGCGCTATGATGGCGAACTAAACGGACAGGTCGATATTTACGAATTAGCACATAAAAAACCCTTGAGCGAGTAA